One part of the Engraulis encrasicolus isolate BLACKSEA-1 chromosome 17, IST_EnEncr_1.0, whole genome shotgun sequence genome encodes these proteins:
- the LOC134467408 gene encoding mite allergen Der f 3-like → MQKSMFMWRSAVLLLCLTALLQDCSAQLDVCGQASLNTRIVGGQEAAVGAWPWQVSLTRNGNHFCGGALINNEWVLTAAHCLNSNSALDGLSVRVSVRSLGNADEGTTYQVDQIELHPSYNHTSYSHDIALVRLATSSSSSASSSSILRPISSFSNVLRPACLAAEGSTFNTGTSAWIAGWGSTQHGESLSSPQTLREVEIPLVDQSQCVAAYRGYGISVTDNMLCAGLLGTGGKDTCQGDSGGALVSKQGSVWLTMGVASFGVGCGEAQYPGVYTRVAPYESWIRSLTQSSLPGFIKVTQVTTQTVTDAAITTSSCSSLLLLLASPLLLSIIH, encoded by the exons ATGCAGAAGAGTATGTTTATGTGGAGATCTGCTGTCCTCCTGCTGTGTTTGACCGCGCTCCTTCAAG aTTGCTCAGCGCAGTTAGATG TGTGTGGACAAGCCTCCCTGAACACGCGGATCGTGGGCGGGCAGGAGGCCGCAGTGGGGGCGTGGCCATGGCAGGTTAGCCTAACACGAAACGGCAACCACTTCTGTGGGGGGGCACTCATCAACAACGAATGGGTGCTGACCGCTGCCCACTGCCTGAACAG CAACTCAGCGCTGGATGGCCtgagtgtgcgcgtgtccgtGAGGAGTCTGGGCAACGCCGACGAGGGGACCACGTACCAAGTGGACCAGATTGAACTCCACCCCTCCTATAACCACACCTCCTACAG CCATGACATCGCTCTGGTGCGCCTTGctacatcctcctcttcatccgcCTCCTCCTCGTCCATCCTCCGCCCGATCTCCTCCTTCTCCAACGTGCTCCGCCCGGCCTGCCTGGCCGCTGAGGGATCCACCTTCAACACCGGGACGTCCGCCTGGATCGCAGGATGGGGCAGCACGCAGCATGGAG agtCCCTGTCGTCTCCTCAGACGCTGCGTGAGGTGGAGATTCCCCTGGTGGACCAGAGTCAGTGTGTGGCGGCGTACAGAGGATACGGCATCAGCGTCACCGACAACATGCTGTGTGCAGGACTACTGGGAACCGGGGGCAAGGACACATGCCAG ggcGACTCTGGCGGCGCGCTGGTCAGCAAGCAGGGCAGCGTGTGGCTGACCATGGGCGTGGCCAGCTTCGGCGTGGGCTGCGGCGAGGCGCAGTACCCCGGCGTGTACACTAGGGTGGCGCCGTACGAGTCCTGGATCCGCTCGCTCACGCAGAGCAGCCTGCCGGGCTTCATCAAGGTCACCCAGGTCACCACGCAGACCGTCACAGACGcggccatcaccacctcctcttgctccagcctcctgctcctcctcgcctcccctctGCTCCTGTCCATCATTCACTGA
- the hirip3 gene encoding HIRA-interacting protein 3, giving the protein MMMLEDTIRTFVRKELRQGDLSSLTLGILKGRYQKHVGVDSLSADERHVLKRVVEQELLNMKEQQDEDDQHEKVATGDTHTLKHSKRKREEEEEEEEEEEGTAAKKPRADDSDDDDDGEIQRKVKRERKKAAQTSSEEEEEEPEKAKQPIGKKKKKEEAEESDEEEDKSDAEVKKEESDDDDDSDEVKKEESDEDEVKKEKSDDEDEEEDEEVKQEESSDEEPLARKGSAEAAGQEGDSDSSSSSLPSLDEDEDEGGVKAKSGPGRKKTEAKEKAEPKERKKSDDKKEKKKKKDDEDDKKKEDRALTRLKRYIALCGARRNYKKLLEGCKSKKSKLEALNRELQALGVEGNPTIQKCKQARKMREEAQELAELDMSNIITTQGRPPRRQATRGMFERPSPCKSESVSHKRVLDSDSDGEASRGKQRTADWRGGLKGIISDEDSDD; this is encoded by the exons ATGATGATGTTGGAAGACACGATTCGGACTTTCGTCCGCAAAGAGCTCCGGCAGGGTGATCTCAG ttCCCTGACTCTAGGCATCCTAAAGGGGCGGTACCAAAAGCATGTGGGTGTGGACAGCCTGTCTGCAGACGAGCGACACGTACTGAAGAGAGTAGTGGAACAGGAGCTGCTTAacatgaag gagcagcAGGACGAGGATGATCAGCACGAGAAGGTGGCgacaggggacacacacacacttaaacactccAAAcgcaagagggaggaggaggaagaagaagaagaagaagaagagggcacCGCAGCCAAGAAGCCCAGAGCAG ATGACagcgacgacgatgatgatggtgagaTTCAGCggaaggtgaagagagagaggaagaaagccgCTCAGACGtccagcgaggaggaggaggaagaaccgGAAAAGGCGAAACAGCCAAtaggcaagaagaagaagaaagaggaagcggaagagagtgatgaggaagaggacaagAGTGACGCTGAGgtgaagaaagaagagagtgatgatgatgatgatagtgatgaggtgaagaaagaggagagtgatgaggatgaggtgaagaaagagaaaagtgatgatgaggatgaggaggaagatgaagaagtgAAACAGGAAGAGTCATCTGATGAAGAACCGCTTGCAAGGAAAG ggAGTGCTGAAGCGGCGGGACAGGAAGGGGATTcagactcctcctcttcctctctgccctcattggacgaggacgaggatgagGGCGGGGTTAAAGCCAAGTCAGGGCCAGGGCGTAAGAAGACTGAAGCAAAAGAGAAGGCGGAGcctaaagagaggaagaagagcgatgacaagaaggagaaaaagaaaaagaaggacgATGAGGATGACAAAAAGaag gaggacAGGGCGCTGACTCGTCTGAAGCGCTACATCGCCCTCTGTGGTGCCCGCCGGAACTACAAGAAGCTTCTGGAAGGATGCAAGTCCAAGAAGTCCAAACTGGAGGCACTGAACAGGGAGCTACAAGCACTGGGAGTGGAAG gcaaccCCACTATTCAGAAGTGTAAGCAAGCTCGTAAGATGAGGGAAGAAGCTCAGGAGCTGGCGGAGCTGGACATGAGTAACATCATCACCAcacaag gtCGTCCGCCACGGCGGCAGGCCACGAGGGGAATGTTTGAGAGGCCGAGTCCGTGCAAGAGCGAGAGTGTGTCGCATAAGCGCGTCTTGGACTCCGACTCGGACGGCGAGGCCAGCAGGGGGAAGCAGCGCACCGCAGACTGGAGAGGCGGCCTGAAGGGCATCATAAGCGATGAAGACAGCGACGactag